The sequence CTGCCACACCCTCTGAAACCAGATAACTCTGAGGAGAGGATCACACTGAGCCGGGAACAGATGGCATATGCTGTTGTTGTCTAGCCTTTCTCAGAGAGACTACAGGTTTTTCTCTTCATAAGCTGTCCGACAGAAGATGGATGGGATGGATTCCAGCTAAACCACTCATCCTCATGTCTCaaaacttctccttctctcttgcGTACGCACTCTGAATTGTTTTGTCATAACCTTAAAAGATACTTAACCctaaaatacataaacacaatATTTATGTTTTGCATTTAAGTGATCAAGCTGCATATCTGATAGTAGCTCaagaaaaaatacagtttatttttgACCCCATAGTGAAGACGTTGTGACAAGCAAGACGTGGCTCTATCAGTTTTCTGAACAGTGATCTGAGATCGAAGGAAGAATTTATCCACAATTAAGAAATACATCTTTGGATATGGAGAACAATATCTAATGACaactcacattttttttaagtaaatgaCCTTATGAAGTAGATTGTGAGTGGTTGATTTTCCCAGTGAAGGCATCCTGTGTCAAGACGATCTATATTGTTGATCATATGAAGAGGAATATAAGGTCTGTTGGACACATTGTTTAAAAGTCTAAATAAGCCTTGTTACTGTTACCTTTCTCAGGCCATCAGACCAGACACTGACCTGTCACTCAGACAGCAGTGAAGGCCTCAGAAATCAACTTGCAAGAACTCACTTTTTTTGCAGTTGACCCCTCCATGGCAGGAAGGTGGAGGTCCACTGTTTCGGCGCAGCAGCAGTGAACCTGTTTCAGTCCATTTTTTGAAAGAAAGAATCACAGCTCCTCACGTAGcctgtttgtctgttgtgtgtttctttctgtgCTCGAGTCCAACATGCTGCTGTTCACGAGGGAGCCTCAGACTCAGAGTGCCGCCTGGAAGTAGTCAATAGTGGTAGTAGACGCTGAAATCTCATTAGGGCATTCAAGATTACCTCACAACCCCAACAGGTCACAGGACGCTAGATTAGTTAATTGCCACCGACAGAAATGCAGCTTAAATCCAACGTAGCACGGCACTGTTACCAGATTCCTCCACTGCCGATCACATTAATACTGACTGAGACTCCAACCGAAAGGTTTTCAGGCTAAACAACGTACTGTGCTCAGTATAAATTACCGTTCAATATAAAACACGACACAGactttgtttatgtatttttgtgtagtttattttttgttCATCTATTGGGtcaatacaaataattattaCATACTGTACAGTTTCATATATCCTACCACTGATGGGATGCGTACAGAGCTTTCAGCAAAAGCCTTTTTTCACTTAAATGGCAAACTCAACGAAAGCGAATGgataaaacagatgaaaaaatgattaaaagcaacgtaacaaacaaaacagatgtGCATGCATGAGTCTTTAGGTGTACTTATTGTAATTGACTGTAAATGCAccacaacaatacacacagcAGGTTCAAAAGTGTAAATATATCAGTATTTGTTTCTAGATGCACGTACACAGTATAACACGTGGATTCATTCAAAGTTCATTGAATGTTCACATTTTTAATCTTGATAATCCTGTTTCGACTTTCAATCTAGGTTCCAGGTTTTTTCTTCACAGGAAGTGTATGAGCTGTGTCCAGACAAAACTTGGACTGACAGAGAGTTGCTGATAGATAACTAcagatatatttagtttttattgtcTATTTATTCACTTATCATAAGAGTGCTTTACAGAGAAATATAAAATTTGTCCGTGAGAAAAGAGTGaaaaaaagttcaaataaaagAATACAACATGATTAAAAGGTAACATAAAGCAACCTTCTTAAAATGCACTTACAGACATACACCGACAGCTTGCTGtatacttatatttatttacGGGGCCTATAACACTGTGTTTTATCCGGTTTTGGTCTTGGTTTTTTGTATATCCATATTTAAACCCAATATCTTTGctgtgtttgtaatgttgttATTAAAATATCTACCGTTTGTCTTAGTTGATAAACTTTCTAAAGGCtgtaaaactgtaatttttgcgTTTAATGGTAAGTAATATCGAATAAAAGGAGAAAGAATAGAAGGAGTTTCCGTTAATGGCCACACGAGGTCACATACTTCCGGTTTGAGTTTCTCCCATGATTCTTTGCGGCCATGTAATATAAATCCTCCCCGGAAGTTCCGGGTCTTCCATAGAATGAAtggcgtgtgtttgtgtcgtgtgtgaaagagaaagcGCGTGTGTTGACTGcttgtgtgagtgagtttgtcgtttgcgtgtgtgagagagtgtgtattTGTTCTAAAAATCTACACAGTGATCTTATTTGATCTGGTCGGGCTTGGCTCGACTCTGACCGGAAATGATAGGAAAGACGCTCTCGAGCCTTCGAGGCGATGAGCAGCTGCATCACGAAAAGCCAGAGCCTACCACTGCTTCTTGTTGTGGTTTGAGATGATGATTTGATCAGATATACTAGTTCACTGCGGTGTTGAGTTCATCTCAAACCTCCGCTTTGGACAATGAGTAAAGAGGCGATTCTGATCTaaccacaacagcagcagcagtgaggatGGGGGGGCCTGGACTGAGTTTGGAACTTTTCTCGTTCCAAGATGCCGCCATGATGTGAGAAGCAGCGAGCGGGGTTACCTCGTTTTTACCTGAGAAGGACAGCAACTCGTGTTTAGCCTCACAAAGAAATAAGAGACAAATAAGCATACATGCTTTTACCTATGACTAGGCAACAAACTGTTGGATGATCATTTTATCAGTCAAACTCAACCGAGATAAAATGATGTAAATCAATCTATTTGTGTAGCCCATTTTCACAATGTCTCATGACCCGATTATAACAAACCTGTTAAGAtctcctatatatatatatatatatatatcacagcaCACAAAGCActctacaaataaaaaaaaagttaaataacatCGAATAAAACTAGACGCGACAAATGATCTAAAACCATCCATTACAATAATACAGAATCGGGAATGTTGTTCGATAAAAGTACTTTTTATCCGTTGGTACAAAGGAAGGAAGCTATACTGACTGagtctgttgtttttacatGGACTGGGTGTTTAGTGCCTCAATTCTTACTTACTTAAgaagctctctccccccccccccattagtCCTCAGTGAAGAATAAATCAAACTATTTGTAGTAGTATACTTCTGGTGACACAACTTGTTTTGCTGCCCTCGAGTGGCCTAATGATCTTATCAGTAAAAGTGATTGCAGGTTTTACTACAGAGTGTACACACAATCCATCATATCAGGCCCGGTCACAGGTATATAACTTAGAAGTATTAGTAATTAAGTTAAAATGAAAAGCTCTATGATAAATGTTACGATATTACattctgctgcttttatttgtgtataacttcatttaaaataaaatatttttcttcatCCAAAATAGCAGCAAAAagccatttatttttattgcttaGAACTCACGTATAATCACTAACGCATTGTCTACACTTTCCTTTATTCTATCACTTTTACAATATTTATAGCCTTGTAACCAACTACATTTGGTAGTTAAACtgaagtttttaatttaaatacagatttgTTTAGATTTTGTTTGTTATCAAACCAGAGTAATTTTCCACATGGGTTTACATTATTTGGAATTGTTTTTACAGATGTTACTGTCACACCAGTAGTAGATTAAAAGATAGTTCAGGATAACTGATTGAAAAATGTTTCATGAAACACTAACTTAagttaatattacttttattaacatattttatacaagatttctttgcttttgtcaTCTTTACAGATACCAAAATGCCTAAAATCTGAACCTTTCTTTACTTAACTGCTTAAACATTGACAGCAGAGGAAAACAACGTATATAAAGAGTTTATTTTACTTTGCTTCTATGGAAATAAACTAAGAAAGCAATGAATTAACAACAGAGAACTCGTGTTCAAAATACGAAATAAATTGAATATGAGGTTTCAgagaagcagaaaaaaacatagcCGACGCACAAAAGGTACACTGAGCATCTTTATCGCATTTAAATCACGTTAAACATCGAATACAGTTTTACAATGTGAGTCGAGGGGTTAATGATCAGCAAGATTATTTCGGAGATCTCGCGATAACGAACGTGAGTTTTTACGACGACGTCGACCTAAACACACGTGACCCACATTGTCCAACAACAACGGGGCAAAGCGCGGGAGGGAGAAGCCCACATGTAGCGCTACAAACAGGAAgctggtgtttttattttaacttcttTTAACCATGGCGTCGTCGGTCAAACGACCGCGGTCCTCACAAGCTCACTGCAGCTCACAGACCAGCAGGCCCGCGGACAGGTACGAGGGGGAGGGTCGCTTCGTTGAAGGATCCATTCTTCGCATCACCATGAAAAACTTCCTGTAAGTTACCTCCCCTCAACTGCCAGTCAACAACCCGGACCGGTGCTAGCTGCACTGCTAGGTtaacatgtctgtctgttaCAACCGGGGGTTCTGGCCCCCGTGTGAGCAGGACACAGTCGTGCACGTACAGAGCTAAAGCAGAAGACTGttagtaaagatggacgatgtgttTGCTCATCAAAGTGAAGCCgaagcgacccccccccccccccgtagccGGCTTCTCTAAAgctcataaaccccgcctcctccatgtgagtggATGGGGCATGGACCacacaaagaaatgaaaataacgATCTCAAAGTTGATCTCTGTAACGTTAAGTAAGTTAGTTAAAAATGTctatatcacactgatgtaagcTCAAGTGCTCATCCTCCCCATAGACTGTAGATGTGTCTCAATTCAAGGGATGCCTCATTGCAAGGCTGCATCTGAAAAACCAGTGCGTCACAGCGGTGAGACTGGGTGGTCACATTTCCAAAACACTTTCAAATGTGGCATATTAGTGTGTCCGTTCATCCCTGAGAAACAAACCTCCCGGACCTACCTATCATTGCACTTCCGTGACCAACTGTTTGTCAAAGAGATAACGGCACGAGACGTCCAGTGCCTGAGTACCACGTTGCATCGGTGCGTCTGTTCTTCATAGACAGACACCCAGCGGATGCACATAAGCAAATATTAAGCATTTAGTATCAAATCAAGGTGATTTGCAGCATTTTTCCCTGAGTCGATTGTTTAGCAGAGGCACATGTCTAATGATCAGTTTAGTCTGTAGATCAAACCCTGAACTGATTATACAGGAAATGGATCTGCTCTCATTCATTGACAGAGCACCTCTACATTGTCAGTAGAGGTGCTCTTTATTTCAGAAAAACGTCTCACCATGTCTGTTGTAAAACACTGCAGGAAAAACCTTGAATATTTGCTCTGAACTTTGACAGAACCTATGACCTCTCTGTGGTGCATCCTGGACCTAATCTGAACATGATTGTTGGAGCTAATGGAACTGGCAAGTCCAGCATTGTTTGTGCCATCTGTCTGGGCCTGGCAGGCAAGACCGCTATCCTGGGCAGAGGCGACAAGGTACACAGCAGAGCAACACTGTAGTTACATTTAATCAGGCCTTGGTTTCTTGAATTGCATAATACAAGGCTGACATGTAGGTTTTCATCTGAGAGGAACAGCACAACTGTTCTCTTTTAAtacacatgttattattataatgtcaTTCATCGTCCTCTTGCACAGAAATAATCACCCAGTCTAATTATTATAAACTTATATTAGCTGACAAATACTTTTGATAATAAAgatttgtctctgtttgttttttgtaggTTGGGCTTTATGTCAAACGTGGATGCAATAAGGGATTTATTGAGATTGAACTGTGAGTTTTGTGAAATCAattgcgcgcgcacacacacacacacacacacacaaacacacagtgttgtTACTAGGAAAGGTAAGCTTTTAGATATAGTAAATGGAATCCATTCCTGTTGCATTTGTTCTGATGGTTCTGAACCAGTTTAGAATATTAATTTTTGTGATGTAATTaagcaaaaaataaacatatttcatcATCCATGTCATGATCTAATGAATAACATTCTGTCCATTCTGACCAGTGCTATGTTTACCTGATTGTTGGAGCACACCCCCTTGTTGTTATTGAAGGTACAAGGTTGGTGGTAACTTGGAGATCCACAGAGAGATCCACGTGGAGAACAATCAGTCTCAGTGGATGTTGAACGGAAGACCCAGTAACCAGAAAACTGTGGAAGAGGAGGTTAAAGCTCTGCACATCCAAGTCAGCAACCTCTGCCAGTTTCTGCCTCAGGTATGACGTTATGCTTAATTAATCCTGTTATGTGGCAAGAGAGTTAACCAGCACACAAGTAGTTGTGCTGAAATTTCTTAGCTCTAAGAAGTTAAAAGCTCACCATTTTCCATCGATGTTGCTGGTTTGTCCTTATAGGAAAAGGTGGGGGAGTTtgccaaaatgtcaaaaattgAGTTGCTAGAAGCAACTGAGAAGTCAGTGGGACCCCCAGAGATGTACGAGTACCACTGTAAGCTCAAAAACTTTCGCAACAAGGAAAGAGAACTGGAGGTAAACCATGTCCTTTATTTAATGGGAAATGCTTTGGATACAAATTTTTTGTTGTCGAAAACTCAGCACTTTTTCAAGAGCTAGTCAAAAATACAAGAACAATTTGtgtgttaatttttttataaatatataaaggtgTATGTGTTAACATTAAAAATAGTTGTAATTTCTTTGAATTCTGTACTGTAGTCACAAAACAAAATCACAGTTCTACATCGatttctacatttttttttatctgtatttaaaaaatatataaaaaacattttgattctGGCACCTACAGGTTTATCAGTGTCGGTTGTGGTTTGTTTCCCTCTAGAACGCTGTGAAAGACAAGGTCAGCTTCATGGAGAAGGCCAAGCAGAGGCACGAGAGGAACAAACTGGATGTGAACCGTTACTACGAAAAGAAGAGACATCTTGACGTGATCCTGCTGCTTCAGAAGAAGAAACCGTGGGTGGTGAGTGGTTGAAACATAACACGAGAAAGGGAGAGAACTGAATATTGTATGCAGTCGGACTACACTGAATTAGTTCCCTCTGACTTTAGGAGTATGAGACCACCCGTAAGGAGCTGGAAGATGCAAAGAAGGAGCGAGATGAGGCTAAAAAGCAGCTCTCTGCCCTGAAGCAGGCCCAGACACCCATGCTGAGGAAGATCCAGCAGATTGACGACAAAATGAAGCCCACAGATGCACAAATAAAGTCTATGGTAAAAAGGCAAATATTGATAGACTCTGAGTGATGTATCTGAAGAATCCCAGTCAGGTCTTGAAGAAGAAATGTGGGAAGTTATGTTATTTTTGAGAGCTGTAGAATACCCGTGAATTAAACTTGTCTACTTctttaaatgtagttttataATCAATGTACTAGACATTAACATTCAATGAAGAGCTACTGTCTCGTGCTGGTACTCATGACTATAGACTGAGTATATTTCGTAAAGGTAAAATAACCATGTGTAAATCAGGAATAAATCAAATTACTTGCACtgtttttggtttaatattgttattagaAATCAAAGGCCTGGGTGGTCAGTATGTTTCTCTACAGTGAAATGAACAGTGAAATTTAACCATTGTGATATCATGACAGTTAACATGAGTTGAACATTTTTCAGACTGCCGCCATCAAAGACGCATCAAACAGGTGCAAACAGAAACAAGATCAGTtggatggaaaagaaaaagaggtacGACTTCAGCTTTGTGACTGAACAAAACATTGAAAGTCAGAtttgaatcagtttttttaacCGTGTCATGAACACAAACGTCATTATACACTAAATCTACTTCCATCTTAGATTCATCAGCCAAGAATGCTCATGTAAACATTTGTTTATGTAATCAAGTAAATTAACAGCAAATATTAATTTTTTGAGGAGGTTTCAGATTATTTCAGTTAATTTGAAAATGGTATGCTTTGTTAGTACAGTATAGTCCCACCTAATAACTTTTAAGTTGTCCATATCTGAGTACAAAGTAGCCTTGATCTGCAGCTGTATGTTTTTCATAATGAATAACAACTCCCCTTTGCAGATCGACGATACTAAGCAAATACTGAATCTCAAGCAAAAGGAGGCGGAAGACCAACAGAAGCGACTCAGCAACACCCGACGTACGATCGATGACTTGAAGACAGAGCTCGCCAAAGTCGGCGACCAACAAGATGTGACGCCTCAGATCAATGCCATCAATGTTGAGCTGAGAAGCATCCAGGAGGAGAGAGCCAAGATTGAAGGAGAGAGGGCTGACCttcggagggagagggacaatGTCTTTGCTGAGTCCAGGAGTGAGTGTTGTTCAGAGTGTCCTCTGGACCACAATATAATGCTACTTGCTCAGGGACTTGAACTCTGCCTTTGTCTGTAACACACAGAGTTGGTTTCATGTAGattatgtttattcattttcattgcCAGTGTTGGAGCGGAAGCTCAATGACATGAGCAACATGATGAACGCCAAAGAGGAAAAGCTGCGAGGACGCCACAGGGACACACATTCTGCTCTGCAGTGGCTCAGGCAGAACAGAAGTATGTTTGCTGGGAATGTTCATGAGCCCATGATGCTGATGGTGAGTATCAGTGAACCATGTTTAGCATTGTTTCAGAACATTTAATAAATGGTTAATAACACACTATAATATAGTTGTaagcagatttctttttttcaaatactGTACATACAAGAATGCACACACGATAAAGATAAGTGAGTTCAGTTCCGTCAGGTTCAGAGGTAACATCTGAGGTTAATGGGAATAAAAAAGTAAGGACACGTTCCCTTAAGAAACTGAAACCTGGTTGGTTTACTGATCAGAATTGTgatgacattttgttttaatcatcTGTGTATTAATTCTTTCATTATTTGTCAGATCAATGTCAAAGATCCTCGTTTCGCCAAGTATGTGGAAACTCACATCCCGTTCCGCGACCTGCGGTCGTTTGTCTTCCAGAGGAAAGACGACATGGAGATGTTCATGACTGAGGTCAGCGTTATACAGAGCGCAAATGTCTGTTAACCTTAACGTCCGATGATCCCCACGTAGTATGAGGAAGTTTACCCTCCCAAAACCAAAACTGTACACTCTTTACCCTCAGGTCCGTGACAAATTGAACTTGAAGGTGAATTCCATTTCTGCTCCGGAGAAATCTTATGCTAACGACCAGCCATCCCTACGTATCGAATCTCTGAggtgagagaaaaataattaatgtaacaAGGAATAAAATCAACATGAACTGTATACATTTGTGTAGGTCTCtttatttttatggttttatcTCTGTTCTTGCCCATTAAGTTTcgtacaaattaaaaaaagtgtaCATATTCGCAGGCGTTTCGGGTTCTACTCCTACCTGCGTGAGATGTTCGATGCTCCTGATGAGGTGATGAGTTTCCTTTGTCACCAGTACAAAGTGCATGATGTCCCAGTTGGCAATGATCAAACCAAAGCATTGATCAAAACGGTACGTCCGTCTTTCCACATAAAGTCTTGAGAACAGAACAGTGAAATTATAATGGTAGAAACAGGATTTACTGGATGTCAGTGATGTCTGTAAAAATGCAACACCCATAAAATTACACACACATCACCCCTAAATTGAATTGGTCTGTCAGGTTTAATGTTCAAGTTGGGTGAGCGCTAGTATCTGCCAAACTTTCTGTGCATTTTCTCTCTCAAAGGTGATTGAGGAGCCCTACCTGAAGGTGTTATACACGACAGAGGAGAGGTACACGGTGAAGAGGTCTCAGTACTCTAAAAAGATGATCACCAGCAACTCTGCAGTGAACCCTTCTCAGTTCCTCAATATCACTGTGGATGCTGAGGGGAaactggagctggagcagcagatgAGGGTGAGATGCTGCAGCAAATATCTTAGCCCAGCccaaacatttttctttaatgaTTTGTTAGTAGGAAATCTGGCATTTCGCGATATGTACTGTGCCTTAAGAACTGTGTGTTAAGATCTTCATTGTTAACACCCACTGTGACCAGGCCTGTGAACTGAAGTTACAAGACATTGAAGAACGGATCAAGGGACTGCAGAAGGAAGTCACCGTCCTGGAGCGTCGAGACAATGAGCTGTTGGCTGAGAAAAAGCATCTCTCTGAAGTCAAGGGCAAAAAGAGACAACTGGAGCAGAAAATCAGTACCAAACAAGACAGGTATGCCTGCGGTGTAACATGAACAGTAAAGTCTTGTGTTTACATAACTTAAGTTTTTGACGATCTCTTTAAAGATGTGTTAAGGCTTTTTTACACTTCACCATTGTGAACATTTATACTTGGTGTATAAAAgcactgttcagacctggttttaTACATCGGTCcagtgagatccaatcacaagacAGCATCTAGTTTGTCTGTACAcaccttcagtgacaatgtgcCCTGATTTTGTCTGCTTTGACGACTTATGATCagattttactttcactttcctGCTCCATATACAAATATTCACGATGACAATGCAGCATCAGGAGGGACTGATAAAAAGGATTTGCTTTGGGTGCTGACAATTGTAAAGATGTGTTAATTGCGAAAGTGTAGCGGTTCAGTTGAGTAGGTGATGTAGAACACCAGTTGGCTTTATACTGCAACGTAGAAAAGAGAGATATAGAATGAATAAACCAGCCCTTATATGTTGTATCTCCCTCCTCGTGTGTTTAGTCTCCGGCATATGGAGCACAATGTTATTGACCTGAATGAGGTTGAGAAGGGGATTAAAGAGAAGATTGCAGCTGTCAATTCTCAGAAGGTTTCCATCGTGGCAGAGTTCATGGCCCAAATTAAGGTATGGCTACATTAGGTTGTTCACACAATAATAACTTTGGCAAGAGGACCTTTCTGACATTTTCTCTCTATgccctcctccttttttttatgtgatatGACAACTTTAGGATTTAGCTAGATCTACAATAAATTTCTGGCAGAAATTAGGTCTTGCATTATTAACCAAATGCAGAGAAAGACGGCTTATAATTAGATTAGTTTATGATTGGATTTTTAAAAATATTGCTTTTTCATGTCATTTTTCTAGCACACCTATCCTCATGATTTCTCTTGCCTTtgtctgtcttcatgtcttGACTGTCATCCACTGTCATCGTGCTCTTTTCGGCGTCTGTAGCTGAGAGCCAAGCTCACGATGGAGAAGGCGTACCTGGCTCTGGACACGATGGGGCTGATGAAAGAGAAGGCCAAGCTGGAGAATGACTGTAGAGAAGGTGCCTCGGAACTTAAGTCCACGGATGTAAGTGTCTCACATAAAAGGCAGGATGGATTGATAACACATTGCTCACTGAAAGGAAAAGGGGTGATGCCAGAATTTGTCCTGCAGGGCTCTCCACGATATTCCCTCATTTATTTCACTGGCTTCTATCATCCTATTAAGACCTGAGGCACCCAACAAATCACACTCTAAAGCCTACGCATTGTTTGAAAACAACCACCTGAACCTGAGGGGTTTCTGAAGAACTGACAGAATTGCCAACATtcgaaaatacatttatttttcagcttcCGAAGCAGATAGATGcatgaaataaaaagacattggataacttcaatactaggCTTTGATTGTAAAATATTGCCCCCTCCCAAATGTCAtagacataaaaaaatatattttgtcatttttatgtcaATTAGACACTGCTGTAATCAGAAAACTCtatagtttattttattgtattcactgctgcagcagcaggataaTCCCACAGCCAGATTCAGCTCCTGCCCCTAGCTTTAAAGCCCagtgtgctctgattggccagctcgTGTTGAGCTCATGAACGTCAGGACGAAAAGAAGCTGTGAACAGATGACGATGCAATTAAACACAATACTGACGATTATTTCAAATTATACAGGTATGATTCATCCTCTCGGCCCAGCTTAGTGACTAATGTCCTTGTGTTCTTGCAGCAAAAGTGCCAGCGTCTGGAGCAGAGGAAGGTTCAGCTGACAGAACAGTGCAAAGGCCTGTTGAAGAGAGGGAAGTCGATCTGTAGGCTGCAGCCGAATGAGTCCTTACCTGAAGACCTGTGTAACGTTAGTGCTGAACAGTCTTATCACTGCATTCACTTCTAGACGATTATCCTGTACTGCAGAATAATCACAAATGTGAACAACtgttcaacataaaaaaaaaactgattcataATGCTTTATAAAATGTTAATGGTTCATGTTATGTTAACGCAGGCATTCAGCAAGCTGCCAGACACACTGGACGAGATCGATGCCATGCTGAATGAGGAGCACTCCAGAGCCGAGTGCTTCACTGGCCTCAGTGAAAGTGTAAGAATCAGGAGCGCTTAATGTTTTACAAACTCAATTATTTTCATTCTCAGGAGGCAGGTAGAAGTCTTTCTTAGTCTGGGAATCATAGAAGAAATACAGA comes from Pleuronectes platessa chromosome 6, fPlePla1.1, whole genome shotgun sequence and encodes:
- the smc5 gene encoding structural maintenance of chromosomes protein 5, coding for MASSVKRPRSSQAHCSSQTSRPADRYEGEGRFVEGSILRITMKNFLTYDLSVVHPGPNLNMIVGANGTGKSSIVCAICLGLAGKTAILGRGDKVGLYVKRGCNKGFIEIELYKVGGNLEIHREIHVENNQSQWMLNGRPSNQKTVEEEVKALHIQVSNLCQFLPQEKVGEFAKMSKIELLEATEKSVGPPEMYEYHCKLKNFRNKERELENAVKDKVSFMEKAKQRHERNKLDVNRYYEKKRHLDVILLLQKKKPWVEYETTRKELEDAKKERDEAKKQLSALKQAQTPMLRKIQQIDDKMKPTDAQIKSMTAAIKDASNRCKQKQDQLDGKEKEIDDTKQILNLKQKEAEDQQKRLSNTRRTIDDLKTELAKVGDQQDVTPQINAINVELRSIQEERAKIEGERADLRRERDNVFAESRMLERKLNDMSNMMNAKEEKLRGRHRDTHSALQWLRQNRSMFAGNVHEPMMLMINVKDPRFAKYVETHIPFRDLRSFVFQRKDDMEMFMTEVRDKLNLKVNSISAPEKSYANDQPSLRIESLRRFGFYSYLREMFDAPDEVMSFLCHQYKVHDVPVGNDQTKALIKTVIEEPYLKVLYTTEERYTVKRSQYSKKMITSNSAVNPSQFLNITVDAEGKLELEQQMRACELKLQDIEERIKGLQKEVTVLERRDNELLAEKKHLSEVKGKKRQLEQKISTKQDSLRHMEHNVIDLNEVEKGIKEKIAAVNSQKVSIVAEFMAQIKLRAKLTMEKAYLALDTMGLMKEKAKLENDCREGASELKSTDQKCQRLEQRKVQLTEQCKGLLKRGKSICRLQPNESLPEDLCNAFSKLPDTLDEIDAMLNEEHSRAECFTGLSESVVDEYNKREQEIKNLEKELQDKSTALDTYRQSIAEAKECWLNPLKQLVEQINVKFSDFFRSMQCAGEVDLHTENEEEYDKYGIRIRVKFHSNSHLHELTAHHQSGGERSVTTMLYLMALQELNLCPFRVVDEINQGMDPVNERRVFDIVVRTACKETTSQYFFITPKLLQNLQYADEMTILFVHNGPHMLAPNQWDEKAFIRRALKRKTST